One genomic region from Desulfovibrio porci encodes:
- a CDS encoding methyltransferase domain-containing protein — protein MRRFYQESWQGIPFTAFSHISFFHLAEPKFYATFYEELFRRYKDWDDLPSTWRVNKRKDARWLAGQLRARLAQEPVREGPVRVLSIGSGVGYMEKLLLEEMPELELHVNEPSTVGMKWLRRHIPADRIYIGLPPACLPSDVQYDMIYLSAVDYGIPSRELIHMLEELRAQLAPGGELVCLSASLLEEDSFIGSFVNAIKIVIRGVLHYLGIRRQQFWGWRRTRDEYRQLFKQAGFSNVEDGWLEDGFETYWIRGQ, from the coding sequence GTGCGGCGTTTTTATCAGGAAAGCTGGCAGGGGATACCGTTCACGGCATTCTCGCACATTTCTTTTTTCCATCTGGCGGAGCCCAAGTTTTACGCCACATTTTACGAGGAGTTGTTCCGCCGCTACAAGGACTGGGACGATCTGCCCTCGACCTGGCGCGTCAACAAGCGCAAGGACGCCCGCTGGCTGGCCGGACAACTGCGCGCCCGCCTGGCTCAGGAGCCTGTCCGCGAGGGGCCGGTGCGCGTGCTCTCCATCGGCAGCGGCGTGGGCTATATGGAAAAGCTGCTTCTGGAGGAAATGCCCGAGCTGGAGCTGCACGTCAACGAACCCAGCACCGTGGGCATGAAGTGGCTCAGGCGACACATCCCCGCCGACCGCATCTACATCGGCCTGCCGCCCGCCTGCCTGCCGTCGGACGTGCAGTACGACATGATCTATCTTTCCGCCGTGGACTACGGCATTCCCAGCCGCGAACTCATCCATATGCTGGAGGAATTGCGCGCCCAACTCGCGCCCGGCGGCGAGCTGGTCTGTCTGTCCGCCTCGCTGCTGGAAGAGGATTCCTTTATCGGCAGCTTCGTCAACGCCATCAAGATCGTCATCCGCGGCGTCCTGCATTACCTGGGTATCCGGCGGCAGCAGTTCTGGGGCTGGCGGCGCACCCGCGACGAATACCGCCAGCTTTTCAAGCAGGCGGGCTTCAGCAATGTGGAGGACGGCTGGCTGGAGGACGGCTTCGAAACCTACTGGATCCGGGGACAATAG
- a CDS encoding alcohol dehydrogenase: MKALVWRGAGDLRLEDHPLPRIRDPRDAIVRVTLSSICASDLHIRDGAVPRARPGVVLGHEFVGEIVETGTEVRKLKPGMRVAANVETFCGSCFFCRRNYVNNCEHGGWELGCRIDGCQTTYVRVPFAENGLNPVPAGLSDEDVIFVGDVLSSGYFGAELAEIRPGDSVAVLGAGPVGLCAMACARLFGAGRIIAVDLLENRLRLARARGWADDAINAAWEDVEERVRECTGGRGADAVIEAAGGKSTFQTAWRIARPHACVAVVAMYGEAQNLPLHQMYGKNLIFKTGGVDAVHCGRLLGLIADGRLDVRALITHRLPLDRILEGYAVFENKTDDCIKCVITPAAM, translated from the coding sequence ATGAAAGCACTGGTCTGGCGCGGCGCGGGTGATCTGCGCCTGGAAGATCATCCCCTCCCCCGCATCCGGGACCCGCGCGACGCCATCGTGCGGGTAACCCTGTCCAGCATCTGCGCCAGCGATCTGCACATCCGCGACGGCGCGGTGCCGCGCGCCCGGCCCGGCGTCGTTCTGGGGCACGAGTTTGTGGGCGAGATCGTGGAAACCGGCACCGAAGTGCGCAAGCTCAAACCCGGCATGCGGGTGGCGGCCAATGTGGAAACCTTCTGCGGCTCCTGCTTTTTCTGCCGCCGCAATTACGTGAACAACTGCGAACACGGCGGCTGGGAACTGGGCTGCCGCATTGACGGCTGCCAGACCACATACGTGCGCGTGCCCTTTGCGGAAAACGGCCTGAATCCCGTTCCGGCGGGCCTGAGCGACGAGGACGTGATTTTTGTGGGCGACGTGCTCTCCAGCGGCTATTTCGGCGCGGAGCTGGCCGAGATCCGCCCCGGCGACAGTGTGGCCGTGCTCGGGGCCGGACCTGTGGGGCTCTGCGCCATGGCCTGCGCCCGCCTGTTCGGCGCGGGCCGGATTATCGCCGTGGATCTGCTGGAAAACCGCCTGCGTCTGGCGCGGGCGCGGGGCTGGGCCGACGATGCGATCAACGCCGCCTGGGAAGATGTGGAGGAACGCGTGCGTGAATGCACCGGCGGCCGGGGCGCGGACGCGGTCATTGAGGCCGCCGGCGGAAAAAGCACCTTCCAGACCGCCTGGAGAATCGCCCGGCCGCACGCCTGCGTGGCTGTGGTGGCCATGTACGGCGAGGCCCAGAACCTGCCTCTGCACCAGATGTACGGCAAAAATCTCATTTTCAAAACCGGCGGGGTGGACGCCGTGCACTGCGGCCGTCTGCTCGGGCTTATTGCCGACGGCAGGTTGGACGTGCGTGCCCTGATCACCCACCGCCTGCCGCTGGACCGCATTCTGGAAGGCTATGCCGTTTTTGAAAACAAAACCGACGACTGCATCAAATGCGTGATCACGCCCGCCGCCATGTAG
- a CDS encoding phosphoglycerate kinase, whose protein sequence is MPIKKLADLDCNGKTVVIREDLNVPMKEGRISNDKRIRAALPTIRMALDKGAGVVLLSHLGRPTEGRYEEQFSLKPVAARLGELLGREVPLVSEPADAGKVKPGQCVLLENVRFLKGEKKNDPALAAQLAGLGDIYVMDAFGAAHRAHASTEGAVRQAKVACAGPLMVAELAAFAKVLDNPARPLAAVIGGSKVSTKLGLLANLLAKVDSLIVGGGIANTFLAAAGYNVGASLCEPDLIPEAKKIMETAGAQGKQLPLPVDVVTAKELAPGQKATVHAADDVPTDEMILDIGPKTVALYEKLLAGAATVVWNGPVGAFETEPFGAGTKALAEALAASKAFVVVGGGDSVAAVEGYGLADKMGYISTGGGASLELLEGKVLPSVAALEARG, encoded by the coding sequence ATGCCCATCAAAAAACTTGCGGATCTGGATTGCAACGGCAAGACCGTTGTCATCCGGGAAGATCTCAACGTGCCCATGAAAGAAGGGCGGATCAGCAACGACAAGCGCATCCGCGCGGCGCTGCCCACCATCAGGATGGCCCTGGACAAGGGCGCGGGCGTGGTTCTGCTCTCGCATCTGGGCCGTCCCACGGAAGGCCGGTATGAGGAGCAGTTCTCGCTCAAACCCGTGGCCGCGCGTTTGGGCGAATTGTTGGGCCGGGAGGTGCCGCTGGTCAGTGAACCGGCCGACGCCGGAAAGGTGAAACCGGGGCAGTGCGTGCTGCTGGAGAACGTGCGTTTTCTCAAAGGCGAGAAAAAGAATGATCCGGCTCTGGCCGCCCAGCTGGCGGGCCTGGGCGACATCTATGTGATGGACGCGTTCGGCGCGGCGCACCGGGCGCACGCCTCCACCGAGGGCGCGGTGCGCCAGGCCAAGGTGGCCTGCGCCGGGCCGCTGATGGTGGCGGAACTGGCGGCCTTCGCCAAGGTGCTGGACAATCCGGCCCGGCCGTTGGCGGCGGTCATCGGCGGTTCCAAGGTTTCCACCAAGTTGGGGTTGCTGGCCAATCTGCTGGCCAAGGTGGACAGCCTGATTGTGGGCGGCGGCATTGCCAACACTTTTCTGGCTGCCGCCGGTTACAACGTGGGCGCCTCTCTCTGTGAGCCGGACCTGATTCCGGAAGCTAAAAAAATCATGGAAACAGCCGGGGCGCAGGGCAAACAACTGCCCTTGCCCGTGGACGTGGTCACGGCCAAGGAGCTGGCGCCGGGCCAAAAGGCCACGGTGCATGCGGCGGACGACGTGCCGACGGACGAAATGATTCTGGACATCGGCCCCAAGACCGTGGCTCTGTATGAGAAGCTGCTGGCCGGCGCGGCCACCGTGGTCTGGAACGGACCTGTGGGCGCGTTTGAAACCGAGCCTTTCGGCGCGGGCACCAAGGCCCTGGCCGAAGCGCTGGCGGCGTCAAAGGCTTTTGTGGTCGTGGGCGGCGGCGACTCGGTGGCCGCTGTGGAAGGCTACGGCCTGGCTGACAAAATGGGCTATATCTCCACGGGCGGCGGCGCTTCCCTGGAACTGCTGGAAGGCAAGGTGCTGCCTTCGGTGGCGGCTTTGGAAGCGCGCGGCTAG
- the tkt gene encoding transketolase translates to MPTRRQCANAIRALAIDAIEKSRSGHPGAPLGMADMAEALWRHGFKHNPANPAWLDRDRFVLSNGHASMLQYAVLHLTGYDFPIEEIKNFRQWGSQTPGHPERGLPPGVEMTTGPLGQGISSAVGMALAERMLAAQFNTPEHTVVDHRTYAFCGDGCLMEGVSHEACSLAGTWGLGKLIVLYDSNGISIDGKIDAWFSEDVGARFRAYRWQVIGPIDGHDSEALDKALAEARADLSRPSLIICHTHIGFGSPKADSAASHGSPLGESASDATRRALDWHEPPFEIPQDIYAAWDARAAGQAAEAAWNETFAAYRQANPELAAEFLRRMAGDLPADWAAVAKAMLAEAVNKAESLATRVASQKALEHLVGALPEMIGGAADLSGSVGTLTSKSEHLKPGAYTGNYISYGVREFGMSTVMNGLALHGGFIPYAGTFMAFSDQAKNAVRLAAIMGLRVVWAFTHDSIGVGEDGPTHQPVEQVSTLRLTPNLHLWRPCDTLETAVAWQSALESREIPTCLSLSRQKLPFFERDAAQVAAVSRGGYVLRDCQGTPEIILLATGSEVALAVEAAEQLNADGRRARVVSMPCAEIFDAQDAAWKESVLPSAVRCRLAVEAASPDYWYKYVGLDGDVLGMHSFGASAPGSVMFERFGFTTANVLEKARALLRK, encoded by the coding sequence ATGCCCACCCGCAGACAGTGCGCCAACGCCATCCGCGCCCTTGCCATCGACGCCATTGAAAAATCCCGTTCCGGCCACCCCGGCGCGCCCCTCGGCATGGCCGATATGGCCGAGGCCCTCTGGCGGCACGGCTTCAAGCACAATCCCGCCAATCCCGCCTGGCTGGACCGCGACCGCTTCGTGCTTTCCAACGGGCATGCCTCCATGCTCCAGTACGCGGTGCTCCATCTCACGGGCTATGATTTTCCCATTGAGGAAATCAAGAATTTCCGCCAGTGGGGCTCGCAGACGCCGGGGCATCCCGAGCGCGGCCTGCCCCCCGGCGTGGAAATGACCACCGGCCCGCTGGGCCAGGGCATTTCCTCGGCTGTGGGTATGGCTCTGGCCGAGCGCATGCTGGCCGCCCAGTTCAACACCCCGGAACATACGGTGGTGGACCACCGCACCTACGCCTTCTGCGGCGACGGCTGCCTGATGGAGGGCGTCTCGCACGAGGCCTGCTCCCTGGCCGGAACCTGGGGCCTGGGCAAGCTCATCGTGCTCTACGACTCCAACGGCATTTCCATTGACGGCAAGATCGACGCCTGGTTCAGCGAGGATGTGGGCGCGCGTTTCCGCGCTTACCGCTGGCAGGTCATCGGCCCCATCGACGGGCACGACAGCGAGGCCCTGGACAAGGCCCTGGCCGAGGCCCGCGCGGATCTCTCCCGCCCCAGCCTGATCATCTGCCACACCCATATCGGTTTCGGCTCGCCCAAGGCCGACTCCGCCGCCAGCCACGGTTCGCCCCTGGGCGAGAGCGCTTCGGACGCCACGCGCCGGGCCCTGGACTGGCACGAACCGCCTTTTGAAATTCCGCAGGATATTTACGCGGCCTGGGACGCGCGCGCCGCCGGGCAGGCCGCCGAAGCGGCCTGGAATGAAACTTTCGCGGCCTACAGACAGGCCAATCCGGAACTGGCGGCCGAATTTCTGCGGCGCATGGCCGGGGATCTGCCTGCCGACTGGGCGGCCGTGGCCAAGGCCATGCTCGCGGAAGCCGTGAACAAGGCCGAAAGCCTGGCCACTCGCGTGGCCTCCCAGAAGGCTTTGGAGCATCTGGTGGGCGCGCTGCCCGAGATGATCGGCGGCGCGGCGGACCTTTCCGGTTCCGTGGGCACCCTGACCTCCAAGTCCGAGCATCTCAAGCCCGGCGCGTACACCGGCAACTATATTTCCTACGGCGTGCGCGAATTCGGCATGAGCACGGTCATGAACGGCCTGGCCCTGCACGGCGGCTTTATCCCCTACGCGGGCACCTTCATGGCTTTTTCGGACCAGGCCAAAAACGCCGTGCGTCTGGCGGCCATCATGGGCCTGCGGGTGGTCTGGGCCTTTACCCACGACTCCATCGGCGTGGGCGAGGACGGCCCCACCCACCAGCCCGTGGAGCAGGTGTCCACACTGCGCCTGACGCCCAATCTGCATCTCTGGCGGCCCTGCGACACGCTGGAAACCGCCGTGGCCTGGCAATCCGCCCTGGAGAGCCGCGAGATTCCCACTTGCCTTTCGCTTTCACGCCAGAAGCTGCCTTTCTTTGAGCGTGACGCGGCCCAGGTCGCGGCCGTGTCCAGGGGCGGCTATGTGCTGCGCGACTGCCAGGGCACGCCGGAAATCATTCTGCTGGCCACGGGTTCGGAAGTGGCCCTGGCTGTGGAAGCGGCGGAACAGCTCAATGCCGACGGCCGCCGGGCGCGGGTGGTTTCCATGCCCTGCGCCGAGATTTTCGACGCCCAGGACGCGGCCTGGAAGGAAAGCGTGCTGCCCTCGGCCGTGCGCTGCCGTCTGGCTGTGGAAGCCGCCTCGCCCGACTACTGGTACAAGTACGTGGGCCTGGACGGCGACGTGCTGGGCATGCACAGCTTCGGCGCGTCCGCGCCCGGCTCGGTCATGTTTGAGCGCTTCGGTTTTACCACGGCCAATGTGCTGGAAAAAGCGAGGGCTCTCTTGCGTAAATAA
- the rpe gene encoding ribulose-phosphate 3-epimerase has translation MILSPSLLSADFSRLAEELAALEAAGVTWLHLDVMDGAFVPNITFGPPLIKALRPHSGLFFDVHLMVEEPARYLRNFKEAGADLLVIHAEADRHAQRTLTEIRKLGLKAGLALNPGTDLSAARWLAPDLDLLLLMSVNPGFSGQAFIPQTYEKIRAARALLAEAGAAGALIQVDGGACPENAGQLLEAGADVLVSGSAFFGHKPYDARLEAFMRAAKGLAERPGLRAARAWRPAAPHSNP, from the coding sequence ATGATTCTTTCCCCATCCCTGCTTTCCGCCGATTTTTCGCGTCTGGCCGAGGAACTGGCCGCCCTGGAGGCCGCCGGGGTAACCTGGCTGCATCTGGACGTGATGGACGGGGCCTTTGTGCCCAACATCACTTTCGGTCCCCCGCTGATCAAGGCCCTGCGGCCCCACAGCGGGCTTTTTTTTGACGTGCATCTCATGGTTGAGGAGCCGGCCCGCTATCTGCGCAACTTTAAAGAGGCCGGGGCCGATCTGCTGGTCATCCATGCCGAGGCGGACCGCCACGCCCAGCGCACCCTGACCGAGATCCGCAAGCTGGGCCTCAAGGCCGGGCTGGCCCTGAATCCCGGCACGGACCTTTCCGCAGCCCGCTGGCTTGCGCCGGACCTGGACCTTCTGCTGCTGATGAGCGTCAATCCCGGTTTTTCCGGCCAGGCTTTCATTCCCCAGACCTATGAGAAAATCCGTGCGGCCCGCGCCCTGCTGGCCGAGGCCGGAGCCGCCGGAGCGCTGATCCAGGTGGACGGCGGCGCCTGTCCGGAAAACGCGGGCCAACTGCTGGAAGCAGGGGCCGATGTGCTGGTGTCCGGTTCCGCCTTTTTCGGGCACAAGCCCTATGACGCGCGTCTGGAGGCTTTCATGCGTGCGGCCAAGGGGCTCGCCGAGCGTCCCGGCCTGCGCGCCGCCCGCGCCTGGCGGCCTGCCGCGCCGCATTCCAACCCGTAA
- a CDS encoding MerR family transcriptional regulator gives MPEKNYRIGEAAELLNLKTHVLRFWETEFPQLAPLRTDKGQRLYTESHLALLRRIRQLLHEQGMTIEGARRVLEGSAVLDENLPERVAAVPDPAFMQMLKRELTSVRRLLAGQ, from the coding sequence ATGCCGGAAAAAAACTACCGCATCGGCGAGGCGGCGGAGCTGCTCAATCTCAAAACCCATGTCCTGCGCTTCTGGGAGACGGAATTCCCCCAACTGGCCCCCCTGCGCACGGACAAGGGCCAGCGCCTGTACACGGAAAGCCATCTGGCGCTCCTGCGCCGTATCCGGCAGTTGCTGCACGAGCAGGGCATGACCATTGAAGGCGCGCGCCGCGTGCTGGAGGGCAGCGCCGTGCTGGATGAGAATCTGCCCGAGCGGGTGGCCGCCGTGCCGGACCCGGCCTTCATGCAGATGCTCAAGCGGGAGCTGACCTCGGTGCGCCGTCTGCTGGCCGGTCAATGA
- the pheT gene encoding phenylalanine--tRNA ligase subunit beta, with amino-acid sequence MLLSLSWLREFTPYEGTAEALGDRLTMLGLELEDIQRPYDAISAIVVGYVAECVQHPDSDHLHCCKVDAGQGELLDIVCGAPNVAAGQKVPVALVGTRLPDGTVIKKAKLRGAPSFGMICSERELGLTEDHSGIMVLPDSAAVGARLVDVLELDREVLDISITPNRADCLSVLGLARETALAFNLPLSVPELPLHLDANGPEAIVPIEITEPELCWLYSGRVISEIKVAPSPMRVRHRLHAVGVRPISNIVDVTNYILFECGQPLHSFDLDKLRGGRIVVKPAREGEKFVTLDGQERILTSRDLCICDAERPVGLAGVMGGLNTEITAESRNVFLESAVFRPGAIRKTSRRLGLSSEASYRFERGIDQQRTIWALDRACALMAAFGGGVVRRGLSIEEPRPFVPARIAFRPARADALLGVRLSPEFDEKTLSGMGCAVEKDGDAWRVEQPSWRPDLTREADLIEEVGRVHGLDTIPPVLPPVQLDLARAAEPESRYAFWLRLKHWGAGLGLNEAVNYSFVGHKDLDHLGLPAEGRISIMNPLSAEQDALRTALAPGLLQDLRNNLAQGAQGLRLFELAHVFEADPDSETTAHETGMLGILLYGARHDTAWPHAEADMDYADLKGVVEHLLHFLHLPAPVCRQAETHPFLLPCVEVLVEGRRVGRMGRVKPALAEDFHARKAVWLAELNLEVLRELHDRAVIRFAPLPVYPPVRRDITVMAGPELKVGQVLDHLTGLGLPLLEDAVLVDCFEPQGGPGVEAGRNLTFRLTFRHAGRTLKDAEVDKEREKVAESLVKNLGVRV; translated from the coding sequence ATGCTGCTTTCCCTTTCATGGTTGCGTGAATTTACGCCTTACGAAGGCACTGCCGAAGCGCTGGGCGACCGGCTGACCATGCTTGGCCTGGAGCTGGAAGACATCCAGCGCCCCTACGACGCCATCAGCGCCATTGTGGTGGGCTACGTGGCGGAATGCGTCCAGCACCCCGACTCCGACCATCTGCACTGCTGCAAGGTGGATGCCGGGCAGGGCGAACTGCTGGATATCGTCTGCGGCGCGCCCAACGTGGCCGCCGGCCAGAAGGTGCCCGTGGCTCTGGTGGGCACGCGCCTGCCTGACGGCACGGTGATCAAGAAAGCCAAACTGCGCGGCGCGCCGTCCTTCGGCATGATCTGCTCCGAGCGGGAACTGGGCCTCACCGAGGATCACAGCGGCATCATGGTCCTGCCGGACTCCGCCGCAGTGGGCGCGCGGCTTGTGGATGTGCTCGAACTGGACCGGGAAGTGCTGGACATCTCCATCACGCCCAACCGCGCGGACTGCCTCTCCGTGCTGGGCTTGGCGCGTGAGACGGCCCTGGCCTTCAACCTGCCCCTGAGCGTCCCGGAACTGCCCCTGCACCTGGACGCCAACGGCCCGGAAGCCATCGTCCCTATTGAGATTACGGAGCCCGAGCTTTGCTGGCTGTATTCGGGCCGGGTCATTTCTGAGATCAAGGTGGCCCCGTCGCCCATGCGCGTGCGCCATCGCCTGCATGCCGTGGGCGTGCGCCCCATTTCCAATATCGTGGACGTGACCAACTATATTCTGTTCGAATGCGGCCAGCCCCTGCACTCTTTTGACCTGGACAAGCTGCGGGGCGGCCGCATCGTGGTCAAACCCGCCCGCGAAGGCGAAAAGTTCGTCACCCTGGACGGCCAGGAGCGGATTCTGACCAGCCGTGACCTGTGCATCTGCGACGCGGAACGGCCCGTGGGTCTGGCCGGGGTCATGGGCGGCCTGAATACGGAAATCACGGCTGAGAGCCGCAACGTCTTTCTGGAAAGCGCGGTCTTCCGGCCCGGTGCCATCCGCAAGACCTCGCGACGGCTGGGGCTTTCCTCGGAAGCCTCCTACCGTTTTGAGCGCGGCATCGACCAGCAGCGCACGATCTGGGCTCTGGACCGGGCCTGCGCCCTGATGGCGGCCTTCGGCGGCGGCGTGGTGCGGCGCGGCCTCTCCATTGAGGAACCCCGGCCCTTTGTCCCGGCGCGCATCGCCTTCCGTCCGGCCAGGGCCGACGCCCTGCTGGGCGTGCGGCTGAGTCCGGAATTCGACGAAAAAACGCTCTCCGGCATGGGCTGCGCCGTGGAAAAGGACGGCGACGCCTGGCGGGTGGAGCAGCCTTCCTGGCGACCCGACCTCACCCGCGAGGCGGACCTCATCGAGGAGGTGGGCCGGGTGCACGGCCTGGACACCATCCCGCCCGTGCTGCCGCCCGTGCAGCTGGATCTGGCGCGCGCGGCCGAGCCGGAATCGCGCTATGCTTTCTGGCTGCGGCTCAAGCACTGGGGCGCGGGTCTGGGCCTCAACGAAGCCGTCAACTATAGTTTTGTGGGCCACAAGGATCTGGACCATCTCGGCCTGCCCGCCGAGGGCCGCATTTCCATCATGAATCCCCTTTCGGCGGAACAGGACGCCCTGCGCACGGCCCTGGCGCCGGGGCTGCTTCAGGATCTGCGCAACAATCTGGCCCAGGGCGCGCAGGGGCTGCGGCTGTTCGAACTGGCCCATGTTTTCGAAGCCGACCCGGACTCGGAAACCACAGCCCATGAAACCGGCATGCTGGGCATCCTGCTCTACGGCGCGCGCCACGACACTGCCTGGCCTCATGCCGAAGCCGACATGGACTACGCGGACCTCAAGGGCGTGGTGGAACACCTGCTGCATTTTCTGCATCTGCCCGCGCCGGTCTGCCGTCAGGCCGAAACGCATCCCTTCCTCCTGCCCTGCGTGGAAGTGCTGGTCGAGGGCCGCCGCGTGGGCCGCATGGGCCGGGTCAAACCCGCCCTGGCCGAGGATTTCCACGCCCGCAAAGCCGTCTGGCTGGCGGAACTCAACCTGGAAGTGCTGCGCGAACTGCACGACAGGGCCGTGATCCGCTTCGCGCCTCTGCCGGTCTACCCGCCGGTGCGCCGCGACATCACGGTCATGGCCGGGCCGGAACTCAAGGTCGGCCAGGTGCTCGATCATCTGACCGGGCTCGGTCTGCCCCTGCTGGAGGACGCAGTGCTCGTGGACTGCTTTGAACCCCAGGGCGGCCCCGGCGTTGAAGCGGGGCGCAATCTGACCTTCCGCCTGACCTTCCGCCACGCCGGGCGGACCCTCAAGGATGCGGAAGTGGACAAGGAGCGGGAAAAGGTGGCAGAATCACTCGTGAAGAATTTGGGCGTCCGCGTTTAG
- a CDS encoding translation initiation factor IF-2 translates to MRRLLTLLALCAVLCAGAVLTDGTGPAPHAALAASALSPRHSGLEPPGGPKPLEGLPPASAPSRTAEGGMGYTDAYGNTIEDRPPEEKAPRKRPRPGAYGSYGSSTDSRPLPDPDAKPETPAWSFK, encoded by the coding sequence ATGAGGCGCCTTCTGACCCTGCTTGCCCTCTGCGCCGTCCTTTGCGCGGGAGCGGTTCTGACGGACGGGACCGGACCGGCTCCGCACGCGGCTTTGGCCGCCTCGGCCCTGAGCCCGCGTCACTCCGGCCTGGAACCGCCGGGCGGCCCCAAGCCCCTGGAAGGCCTGCCACCCGCCAGTGCGCCGTCGCGCACGGCCGAGGGCGGCATGGGCTATACCGACGCCTACGGCAACACCATTGAAGACCGCCCGCCCGAGGAAAAAGCGCCCCGCAAGCGCCCGCGTCCCGGAGCCTACGGTTCATACGGTTCCAGCACCGATTCCCGGCCCTTGCCGGACCCGGACGCCAAGCCGGAAACCCCGGCCTGGTCATTCAAATAG
- the pheS gene encoding phenylalanine--tRNA ligase subunit alpha: MDLITALEGLVPELERGLDQASSLEDLEGLRVDFLGRKGRLAQIMSRLPKLAPAERPAVGQTANSVKERCNALFEARKSALEAGREASALARFDPSLPGRAPWRGSLHPTTLVMEEICGIFKGLGFDVASGPEVEIDRYNFESLNMPAEHPARDMQDTLYITEKVLMRTHTSPVQVRTMLARKPPVAVVAPGKVYRRDSDLTHTPMFHQIEGLMVGHDISMAHLRGTLTAFVRAVFGADTKVRFRPSFFPFTEPSAEVDISCCMCGGKGHVDGEPCRVCKTTGWVEILGCGMVDPAVYAAVGYPEDVSGFAFGLGVERVAMLKYGIGDLRMFFENDVRFLGQFA; this comes from the coding sequence ATGGACCTGATTACAGCATTGGAAGGCCTGGTACCGGAACTCGAACGAGGGCTGGACCAGGCTTCTTCTTTGGAAGACCTGGAAGGCTTGCGGGTGGATTTTCTGGGCCGCAAGGGCCGTCTCGCCCAGATCATGAGCCGGTTGCCCAAACTCGCGCCCGCCGAGCGGCCCGCCGTGGGGCAAACCGCCAACAGTGTGAAAGAGCGCTGCAACGCCCTGTTCGAGGCGCGCAAAAGCGCTCTGGAAGCCGGGCGCGAAGCCTCGGCCCTGGCGCGTTTCGACCCTTCCCTGCCGGGGCGCGCGCCCTGGCGTGGTTCGCTGCACCCCACCACCCTGGTCATGGAGGAGATCTGCGGCATCTTCAAGGGCCTCGGTTTTGACGTGGCCTCCGGCCCGGAGGTGGAGATCGACCGCTACAATTTCGAGTCCCTGAACATGCCCGCCGAACACCCGGCCAGGGACATGCAGGACACCCTCTACATCACCGAAAAAGTGCTCATGCGCACCCACACCTCGCCGGTGCAGGTGCGCACCATGCTGGCCCGCAAGCCTCCCGTAGCCGTGGTGGCCCCCGGCAAGGTCTACCGGCGCGACTCGGATCTGACCCACACCCCCATGTTCCACCAGATTGAGGGACTGATGGTGGGGCACGACATCAGCATGGCCCATCTGCGCGGCACCCTGACCGCCTTTGTGCGGGCCGTGTTCGGCGCCGACACCAAGGTGCGCTTTCGCCCGAGCTTTTTCCCCTTCACCGAACCCTCGGCGGAAGTGGACATCTCCTGCTGCATGTGCGGCGGCAAGGGACATGTGGACGGCGAACCCTGCCGCGTCTGCAAGACCACCGGCTGGGTGGAAATTCTGGGCTGCGGCATGGTGGACCCGGCGGTATACGCCGCCGTGGGCTATCCCGAGGACGTGAGCGGTTTCGCTTTCGGCTTGGGCGTGGAGCGCGTGGCCATGCTCAAATACGGCATCGGCGACCTGCGTATGTTCTTTGAGAACGATGTGCGTTTTCTGGGGCAGTTTGCCTGA
- the rplT gene encoding 50S ribosomal protein L20, whose product MRVKRGLASHRRHKKYLSAAKGFRGGRSRLYRTAREAVERSLQYAFIGRKNRKRDFRTLWILRINAGARLSGLSYSRFMHGLKLAGIELNRKVLADLAVYQKDDFAKVVDLAKAALK is encoded by the coding sequence ATGCGTGTGAAGAGAGGTCTTGCCAGTCATCGTCGCCACAAAAAATATCTGAGCGCCGCCAAAGGTTTCCGTGGGGGCCGCAGCCGCCTGTACCGCACCGCCCGCGAGGCTGTGGAGCGTTCGCTCCAGTATGCCTTCATCGGCCGCAAGAACCGCAAGCGCGATTTCCGCACGCTCTGGATTCTGCGCATCAACGCCGGTGCGCGCCTGAGCGGGCTGTCCTACAGCCGTTTCATGCACGGCCTGAAGCTGGCCGGCATCGAACTGAACCGCAAGGTGCTGGCGGATCTGGCCGTCTATCAGAAAGACGATTTCGCCAAGGTGGTGGATTTGGCCAAGGCTGCCCTGAAGTAG
- the rpmI gene encoding 50S ribosomal protein L35, translating to MPKIKTRRAAAKRFQLTGSGKFKRRRQNLRHILTKKAPGRKMRLGQATLVDSTNEKAVRRMLPNG from the coding sequence ATGCCCAAGATCAAAACCCGGCGCGCCGCGGCCAAGCGCTTTCAGCTTACCGGCAGCGGCAAGTTCAAGCGTCGCCGTCAGAATCTGCGCCACATCCTGACCAAGAAGGCCCCCGGCCGCAAAATGCGTCTGGGCCAGGCCACTCTGGTGGACAGCACCAATGAGAAGGCTGTCCGTCGCATGCTGCCCAACGGCTAG